From a region of the Malania oleifera isolate guangnan ecotype guangnan chromosome 12, ASM2987363v1, whole genome shotgun sequence genome:
- the LOC131144929 gene encoding uncharacterized protein LOC131144929 produces MSDESHSVLRGLMRRVIREIGWKVRERERSLIAARCNIKRFTHMHPPTFLGGPDLMIVEDWFEKIERILEVQHCTNKQRVLYATFQMFGEARLWWSVMSLLEKQRVGPKEMTWSRFKKVFFKRYFSASTRDAKVNEFSVLTQGDMTVQGMLLGI; encoded by the coding sequence ATGAGTGATGAGTCCCACTCTGTGCTTCGGGGTTTGATGAGGCGAGTGATAAGGGAGATCGGATGGAAAGTTAGGGAACGTGAGCGTTCCCTTATTGCTGCGAGGTGTAACATCAAGAGGTTCACCCATATGCACCCTCCAACGTTTTTAGGAGGACCCGATCTGATGATAGTGGAGGACTGGTTCGAGAAGATCGAAAGGATTCTAGAGGTCCAACATTGCACAAATAAGCAAAGAGTcctctacgctaccttccagATGTTTGGGGAAGCTAGGCTATGGTGGAGTGTGATGAGTCTGCTGGAGAAACAGAGAGTCGGTCCAaaagagatgacatggagccgcttTAAGAAAGTGTTCTTTAAGAGATACTTCTCAGCCTCTACACGTGATGCTAAGGTGAATGAGTTCTCTGTTTTGACACAAGGAGATATGACAGTGCAGGGTATGCTgcttggtatatag
- the LOC131145100 gene encoding LOB domain-containing protein 20, producing MLSYIYIYISTTSLSASSPPSMAEPPRESRRKGTTTKQPAVLGDAEATAAPSTAPCGACKFLRRRCISGCIFAPHFGSDQGAARFAAVHKVFGASNVSKLLLHIPMSRRHDAVVTISYEAQARLSDPVYGCVSTVVALKQQVAALQAELAMVQTQLISSRLAVADALQSSQQQQQLIAVMQPAYSNNSSASNNDFVNINTSSFTTNLEISTEAVDPSSHTTLEPLQFCQQSQDEEDEKESQNPITFANQIFHPR from the exons ATGCTctcctatatatacatatatataagcaccACCTCACTCTCTGCTTCCTCACCTCCTTCCATGGCCGAGCCACCACGCGAGAGCCGCCGCAAAGGAACTACCACCAAGCAACCCGCTGTTCTTGGGGATGCTGAGGCGACCGCAGCACCATCAACTGCTCCCTGTGGGGCATGCAAATTCTTGAGGAGGAGGTGCATAAGCGGGTGCATCTTTGCTCCGCACTTTGGGTCAGACCAGGGTGCAGCAAGGTTTGCGGCGGTGCACAAGGTGTTCGGAGCAAGCAACGTGTCCAAGCTCTTATTGCACATTCCTATGAGCCGCCGGCATGATGCAGTCGTTACCATCTCATATGAAGCTCAGGCAAGGCTGTCTGATCCTGTGTATGGTTGTGTGTCTACTGTAGTTGCTCTAAAACAACAG GTCGCAGCACTGCAAGCAGAGTTGGCAATGGTGCAGACACAGCTGATAAGCAGTAGATTGGCAGTGGCTGATGCCCTCCAAAGTTCGCAGCAACAGCAGCAGCTCATTGCAGTTATGCAGCCAGCATATTCCAACAATTCCTCAGCTTCAAACAATGACTTTGTCAACATTAACACGAGCAGCTTCACTACTAATTTGGAAATTTCAACAGAGGCTGTGGACCCTTCATCTCACACCACTCTCGAGCCTCTTCAATTCTGTCAACAATCCCAAGATGAGGAAGACGAGAAAGAGAGTCAGAATCCAATCACTTTTGCCAATCAAATATTTCACCCCCGATAA